From one Colletotrichum destructivum chromosome 3, complete sequence genomic stretch:
- a CDS encoding Putative S-adenosylmethionine decarboxylase: protein MVNPSVPNDYALSPAEATPHLTINHDVAADLDSSNAFEGPEKLLEVWFAPGPESLPASAQPNGLKAVSADTWVTMLDMVNCKILSVLESESVDAYLLSESSLFVFPHKLILKTCGTTTLLLGLQRLLHIAAEHAGFPFHKAENATDVKAAATPYRVFYSRKNFLFPDRQQGPHRSWRSEVKYLDDLFEGGSAYMVGKMNGDHWYLYITSPNQTLTPPRTPDEKEAALGESPSKIPTGSVASFGSGIEERSDETLEILMTDLDPENAKQFYLSHASAVATDKSHLSQTQAARDDAHQSLGDLSRVPDKAGDEHVDVFENTCESDLNDGERATTEALTTEGHAIGTVVSEGCGLSSVYPTSKYPGARVDAYLFSPCGFSANGVVPAVTVEEDASKSEKGGNAAHYFTVHVTPEPNCSFASFETNVPGGQSGRTTAEIIEHVVDIFKPGRFSVTLFEAKGKSANPYGMGDHASRTTAAQRLVDPVRGYRRIDRIVHDFDDYDLVFRFYQKEDWAGDREARLGELM from the exons ATGGTCAACCCCTCGGTCCCCAACGACTACGCCCTCTCCCCGGCTGAGGCGACTCCTCATCTGACCATCAATCACGATGTGGCCGCCGACCTAGACTCGAGCAACGCCTTTGAAG GCCCCGAGAAGCTCCTCGAAGTCTGGTTCGCCCCCGGCCCGGAGTCGCTCCCTGCGAGCGCCCAGCCCAATGGACTGAAGGCCGTCTCCGCCGACACCTGGGTCACCATGCTCGACATGGTCAACTGCAAGAtcctctccgtcctcgaGTCCGAGTCCGTCGACGCTTACCTGCTGTCCGAGTCCAGCTTGTTCGTCTTCCCCCACAAGCTGATCCTTAAGACGTGTGGTACCAccacgctgctgctgggtcTGCAGCGCCTGCTccacatcgccgccgagcacgccggTTTCCCGTTCCACAAGGCTGAGAACGCGACCGATGTCAAGGCTGCCGCGACCCCCTACCGTGTCTTCTACAGCCGCAAGAACTTTTTGTTCCCCGATCGTCAGCAGGGTCCTCACCGCAGCTGGAGGTCTGAGGTCAAATATCTGGACGACCTCTTtgagggcggcagcgcctACATGGTTGGCAAGATGAACGGCGACCACTGGTACCTGTACATAACCTCGCCCAACCAGACGTTGACCCCCCCTCGGACTccggacgagaaggaggcggctCTTGGGGAGTCCCCCTCCAAGATTCCCACTGGCAGCGTCGCCAGCTTTGGTAGTGGCATCGAGGAGCGCAGTGACGAGACTCTCGAGATTCTCATGACCGATCTCGACCCCGAGAATGCGAAGCAGTTCTATTTGTCGCACGCGAGTGCGGTCGCCACCGACAAGTCGCATCTTTCGCAGACCCAGGCCGCTCGAGATGACGCCCACCAGAGCTTGGGTGACCTGTCTCGGGTCCCCGACAAGGCGGGCGATGAGCATGTCGACGTCTTTGAGAACACGTGCGAGTCGGACCtcaacgacggcgagcgTGCCACGACCGAGGCCTTGACGACCGAGGGCCACGCCATCGGTACCGTCGTCTCCGAGGGCTGCGGCCTGTCCAGTGTCTATCCCACCAGCAAGTATCCCGGTGCTCGCGTCGATGCGTACCTCTTCAGCCCCTGCGGCTTCTCCGCCAACGGCGTCGTTCCCGCCGtgacggtcgaggaggatgccTCCAAGAGCGAGAAGGGCGGGAACGCCGCTCACTACTTCACGGTCCACGTTACCCCTGAGCCCAACTGCTCCTTCGCCTCCTTCGAGACCAACGTCCCTGGAGGCCAAAGCGGCCGCACCACGGCCGAGATCATTGAGCACGTTGTCGATATCTTCAAGCCCGGCCGCTTCAGCGTCACACTCttcgaggccaagggcaagagCGCCAACCCCTACGGAATGGGCGACCATGCTTCCCGCACGACCGCCGCCCAGCGCCTCGTTGATCCTGTTCGTGGATACCGTCGCATTGACCGGATCGTTCACGACTTTGATGACTACGACCTCGTGTTCCGTTTCTACCAAAAGGAGGACTGGGCGGGCGATCGTGAAGCCCGCCTCGGAGAGCTGATGTGA